A portion of the Rhodanobacter sp. AS-Z3 genome contains these proteins:
- the ppk1 gene encoding polyphosphate kinase 1, whose translation MNSALAPQAGAAEPSDPDFRAPELYLNHELSTLEFNFRVLAQANSTSVPLLERLQFLCISVRNLDEFFEVRVASLRHLIAYGDARPGADGLPLSEVLAQVRKSVIRLVHMQYETWNDSLRPALAAEGIVFSDSKQWSPAQRCWAREHFVREILPVLSPLGLNSAHPFPRILNKSLNVAVVLNGSDAFGREGNVAVVRAPRSLPRVIRMPQGVADVPCQFVFLSTLLEEFADAMFPDMEIHGAYQFRVTRDSELELEDDDTENLARVLSLELRERGYAEAVRLELGADCTPAIRQMLLVNFGLKDTDAYLCGGPVNLHRAAAIYDMVDRPDLKYPPLVPAVAPTFAAHARLFETLSQGDVLLHHPFESFMPVLELLRKSSTDPDVLAIRQTLYRVGEDSPLIGYLVDAARSGKEVTVVIELRARFDEEANIRLADRLQEAGVQVVYGVVGYKTHAKMLLIVRRERGVLRHYAHLSTGNYHQATSRLYTDIGLITQDASICEDVSKIFQQLCSLGPVVELQQLLQSPFSLHQGLLALVAREIEHAQAGKPARIVARMNALNEPSMIEALYRASCAGVKIDLIVRGACMLRPGLPGISERIRVRSVLGRFLEHSRVYWFANGGEAKLYCSSADWMERNLLRRVEACFPVRDARLATRIFRETLQNYLDDNLQAWLLDADGHYHRATPGDAPVHSAQQWLLDQYEA comes from the coding sequence ATGAATTCTGCCCTTGCACCGCAAGCCGGCGCAGCCGAACCCAGCGACCCGGACTTCCGTGCGCCAGAGCTCTACCTGAACCACGAACTCTCGACGCTGGAATTCAACTTCCGGGTACTGGCGCAGGCAAACTCCACTTCGGTACCGCTGCTGGAACGACTGCAGTTCCTGTGCATCTCCGTGCGCAACCTGGATGAATTCTTCGAAGTGCGCGTAGCCAGCCTCAGGCACTTGATTGCCTATGGCGACGCGCGACCCGGCGCGGACGGCCTGCCATTGAGCGAGGTGCTTGCCCAGGTACGCAAGAGCGTCATTCGGCTGGTGCATATGCAATACGAAACATGGAACGATTCGCTGCGCCCGGCGCTGGCTGCTGAAGGTATCGTCTTCAGTGACAGCAAGCAGTGGTCGCCTGCACAAAGGTGTTGGGCACGCGAGCATTTCGTGCGCGAAATTCTTCCTGTGCTGTCACCGCTGGGGCTGAATTCGGCCCATCCCTTTCCCAGAATTCTCAACAAGAGCCTGAACGTTGCCGTGGTACTGAATGGCAGCGATGCCTTCGGGCGCGAGGGAAACGTCGCCGTGGTACGTGCACCACGCTCACTGCCACGTGTGATCCGCATGCCGCAGGGCGTTGCCGATGTGCCTTGCCAATTCGTGTTCCTGTCCACCTTGCTCGAGGAGTTCGCCGATGCGATGTTTCCCGACATGGAGATCCACGGCGCCTACCAGTTTCGCGTCACGCGCGATTCCGAACTGGAACTCGAAGACGACGATACCGAGAACCTGGCCCGGGTATTGAGTCTGGAGTTGCGCGAACGCGGCTATGCCGAAGCCGTTCGGCTCGAACTCGGCGCGGACTGCACACCTGCGATCCGCCAGATGCTGCTGGTCAACTTCGGCCTGAAGGATACCGACGCGTATCTTTGCGGAGGCCCGGTCAATCTGCATCGGGCGGCGGCGATCTACGACATGGTCGATCGTCCCGACCTGAAATACCCACCGCTTGTGCCTGCCGTTGCGCCAACCTTCGCCGCCCATGCCCGCCTTTTCGAAACCCTCAGCCAGGGCGACGTGCTACTGCATCACCCGTTCGAATCGTTCATGCCGGTGCTTGAACTGCTGCGCAAGTCGAGCACGGACCCGGATGTGCTCGCAATCCGGCAAACGCTGTATCGCGTCGGCGAAGACTCGCCGCTGATCGGATACCTGGTCGATGCAGCGCGATCCGGCAAGGAAGTAACCGTAGTCATCGAACTGCGCGCACGCTTCGACGAAGAAGCCAATATCCGCCTGGCCGACCGTCTGCAGGAAGCTGGCGTGCAAGTCGTCTATGGCGTGGTCGGTTACAAGACACACGCGAAGATGCTGCTGATCGTACGCCGTGAACGCGGCGTACTACGGCATTACGCACATCTCTCCACGGGGAACTACCACCAGGCCACCAGCCGCCTTTACACCGACATCGGGCTGATCACCCAGGACGCCAGCATCTGCGAGGACGTGAGCAAGATTTTCCAGCAATTGTGCAGCCTCGGACCGGTGGTTGAACTGCAGCAACTGCTGCAATCACCCTTCAGCCTTCATCAGGGATTGCTGGCCCTCGTGGCGCGTGAAATAGAGCATGCGCAAGCGGGGAAGCCGGCGCGGATCGTCGCACGCATGAACGCACTTAACGAACCGTCCATGATCGAGGCGCTCTACCGCGCGTCCTGCGCCGGCGTCAAGATTGATCTGATCGTGCGCGGCGCGTGCATGCTGCGGCCCGGGCTGCCAGGCATTTCGGAGCGTATCCGCGTTCGCTCGGTGCTGGGCCGCTTTCTGGAACACAGCCGCGTGTACTGGTTCGCCAACGGCGGCGAAGCGAAACTCTACTGCTCATCGGCCGACTGGATGGAGCGCAATCTACTGCGACGTGTCGAGGCCTGTTTCCCCGTGCGCGACGCGCGTCTCGCCACGCGCATCTTCCGCGAGACCCTGCAAAACTATCTGGACGACAATCTGCAGGCGTGGCTACTGGATGCCGATGGCCATTACCACCGCGCCACGCCAGGCGATGCACCCGTGCATTCGGCGCAGCAATGGCTGTTGGATCAATACGAGGCATGA
- a CDS encoding NfeD family protein produces the protein MWELSTHYLWWILALLLIASELMLPGYFLLWIGLAAAVMGAVLWIDPTLGLLAQALLFGALAFASCFAYARWLRPRLERRAPGDERLNRRAEQLIGQRYQLIEPIINGRGKARVGDGQWLVSGPELPLGATVEVVAVDGSTLQVRAAA, from the coding sequence ATGTGGGAATTATCGACGCATTATCTGTGGTGGATTCTGGCACTGCTGCTGATCGCCAGCGAGCTGATGTTGCCTGGGTATTTTCTGTTGTGGATTGGTCTGGCCGCGGCAGTGATGGGTGCGGTGCTGTGGATTGATCCGACGCTGGGCCTGCTGGCGCAGGCGCTCCTGTTCGGCGCGCTTGCGTTCGCTTCCTGCTTCGCCTACGCCCGCTGGCTGCGGCCACGGCTGGAGCGTCGGGCGCCCGGCGATGAGCGGTTGAATCGGCGCGCGGAGCAGTTGATTGGTCAGCGTTACCAGTTGATCGAGCCGATCATCAACGGTCGCGGCAAGGCACGCGTGGGTGACGGCCAGTGGCTGGTCAGCGGGCCTGAGTTGCCACTGGGCGCCACCGTGGAAGTGGTGGCTGTCGACGGCAGCACCTTGCAGGTGCGTGCCGCGGCATGA
- the phoR gene encoding phosphate regulon sensor histidine kinase PhoR codes for MRPTKALFATGPAAVLTVSLTLTALTAAIWGVNWWSLGIALGGQLVVLLWLPAAAETQAHPLEQSPRFSPTRKDRQRRLSSQLGDVRDAASALPDAVVLFDQQGQVYWFNPAARRLLGLRERRSGIPLARQMAGSELGIRLLQDNNEPIAEIPAPEDPSLRLSVTIMPFGSRLRLLLARDISALSRLEQVRRDFVANVSHELRTPLTVIHGYLELLDPTDVPELAPVLGEMRMQSQRMRQIVEDLLTLSRLETGEALPEEEVAMVPMLETLRREAEALSRGRHAIRVDAASQACLRGSTHHLHSAFSNLVSNAVRYTPSGGEIVIGWRQTADGGATFSVRDSGLGISAEHLIRLTERFYRVSSSRSRESGGTGLGLSIVKHVINLHHGRLLIESEPGQGSTFSCVMDAACVLPPGRDDINGAAASAD; via the coding sequence ATGCGCCCCACCAAAGCCTTGTTTGCCACAGGACCGGCTGCCGTCCTGACCGTTTCGCTGACGCTCACTGCGCTGACAGCCGCAATCTGGGGCGTGAACTGGTGGTCGCTCGGTATCGCGCTCGGCGGCCAACTCGTCGTCCTGCTGTGGCTGCCAGCTGCAGCGGAGACGCAGGCTCACCCGTTGGAACAGTCACCACGGTTCTCACCTACCCGGAAGGACAGGCAGCGGCGCCTGAGCTCTCAGCTAGGCGATGTTCGCGATGCCGCAAGCGCCTTGCCTGACGCGGTCGTGCTGTTTGATCAGCAAGGACAGGTGTACTGGTTCAACCCGGCGGCGCGGCGCTTGCTCGGCCTGCGCGAGCGGCGCAGCGGCATTCCGCTGGCCCGGCAAATGGCCGGTAGCGAACTTGGCATCCGGCTGCTGCAGGACAACAACGAACCGATCGCCGAGATACCCGCACCGGAAGATCCCTCGCTGCGCCTGAGTGTAACGATCATGCCGTTTGGCTCCCGTCTGCGCCTGTTGCTGGCCCGCGACATCAGCGCGCTCAGTCGCCTCGAACAGGTACGGCGCGACTTCGTTGCCAACGTTTCGCACGAGTTGCGCACGCCGCTGACGGTCATTCACGGTTATCTGGAACTGCTGGACCCCACCGACGTACCGGAACTGGCGCCCGTACTCGGCGAAATGCGCATGCAATCGCAACGGATGCGGCAAATCGTCGAAGACTTGTTGACCTTGTCGCGACTGGAAACCGGCGAAGCGCTGCCGGAAGAAGAAGTGGCAATGGTTCCCATGCTGGAGACGCTGCGGCGCGAAGCCGAGGCGCTCAGCCGGGGCCGCCATGCAATTCGTGTGGACGCCGCCAGCCAGGCATGCCTGCGTGGTTCGACCCACCACTTGCACAGCGCGTTCTCCAACCTGGTGAGCAATGCCGTGCGCTACACGCCCAGCGGCGGCGAAATCGTGATCGGTTGGCGGCAGACAGCAGACGGCGGCGCCACCTTCTCGGTGCGTGACAGCGGCCTGGGCATCTCCGCCGAGCATCTGATTCGTCTCACCGAACGCTTCTATCGCGTCTCCTCCAGTCGCTCACGTGAATCCGGTGGCACCGGGCTTGGGCTTTCGATCGTCAAGCACGTGATCAACCTGCACCACGGGCGCCTGCTTATCGAAAGCGAACCGGGACAAGGCTCGACCTTCTCCTGTGTGATGGATGCCGCGTGCGTGCTACCGCCGGGCCGCGATGACATTAACGGAGCCGCGGCTTCGGCCGACTGA
- a CDS encoding porin, producing MRSRLIAVAIAAGLGITSFTTAAAPLQNQTTGTVSSAEVELLKPQLAVLQAKVDELEQRTDAQSEINVSTGQAVEKATNVTAASDKQFAALEKAVNNTSLSGKMYFDFTNVDQKNSDTGKTNASGNGLDVKRFYLGIDHKFNDVWSANLTTDFNYVSNDGETNLFVKKAYVQAKFDQAAVFRIGSADMPWIPFVEKYYGFRYVEPTTTDRLKYANSADWGMHLGGDIGAGKSLNYAVSIVNGNGYKNPGRSKGVDVEGRVGFVPVDNMVVAIGGYSGHRGQQTENTSAPNTAQRGDLMVAWANDAFRLGAEYFTAKNWNNVLTTATDKADGYSVWGSVAIADGVNLFARYDNAKLSKTLDGANKDVYYNAGVEFQLTKGFKLAGVWKHEQADKSVGTPVPPHVQNVKTNEIGVFGEVAF from the coding sequence ATGCGTTCCAGATTGATTGCGGTGGCGATTGCTGCTGGCCTCGGCATCACCAGTTTCACGACGGCTGCGGCACCGCTGCAGAATCAGACCACCGGCACGGTCAGCAGCGCGGAAGTCGAACTGCTGAAGCCGCAGCTTGCGGTGTTGCAGGCCAAGGTTGACGAGCTCGAACAGCGCACCGATGCACAGTCCGAGATCAACGTCAGCACGGGTCAGGCGGTGGAGAAGGCGACCAACGTGACGGCGGCCAGCGACAAGCAATTCGCCGCACTGGAAAAGGCGGTCAACAACACCTCGCTATCCGGCAAGATGTACTTCGACTTCACGAACGTTGACCAGAAGAACAGTGATACCGGCAAGACCAATGCATCGGGCAACGGGCTTGATGTGAAGCGCTTCTATCTCGGCATCGACCACAAGTTCAACGACGTCTGGTCGGCCAACCTGACCACCGATTTCAACTACGTCAGCAACGATGGCGAGACCAACCTGTTCGTCAAGAAAGCCTATGTGCAGGCCAAGTTCGATCAGGCAGCGGTGTTCCGGATCGGTTCGGCCGACATGCCATGGATTCCGTTCGTCGAGAAATACTATGGTTTCCGCTACGTCGAGCCGACCACCACGGACCGCCTGAAATATGCCAACTCCGCCGACTGGGGCATGCATCTCGGCGGTGATATCGGCGCGGGCAAGTCGTTGAACTACGCCGTGTCGATCGTCAACGGCAACGGTTACAAGAATCCGGGTCGCAGCAAGGGCGTGGACGTGGAGGGTCGCGTCGGCTTCGTGCCAGTCGACAACATGGTCGTGGCGATTGGCGGCTACAGCGGCCATCGAGGCCAGCAGACCGAGAACACCAGCGCACCGAATACGGCACAGCGGGGTGATTTGATGGTGGCATGGGCCAACGATGCCTTCCGCCTCGGCGCGGAGTATTTCACCGCGAAGAACTGGAACAACGTGCTCACCACGGCGACCGACAAGGCCGATGGCTACTCGGTCTGGGGCAGTGTGGCGATCGCTGACGGGGTGAACCTGTTTGCCCGCTACGACAATGCCAAGCTCAGCAAGACGCTGGATGGCGCCAACAAGGATGTCTATTACAACGCGGGCGTGGAGTTCCAGCTGACCAAGGGTTTCAAGCTGGCCGGTGTGTGGAAGCATGAGCAGGCCGACAAGTCGGTGGGCACGCCGGTGCCGCCACATGTGCAGAACGTGAAGACCAACGAAATCGGCGTGTTTGGCGAAGTCGCTTTCTGA
- a CDS encoding threonine/serine exporter family protein, producing MSPGDVISQQQFATTAITTRMAFALELARRLHQYGTNAPRLEIAVAGVAQRLGLLADVWSSPTAIIISFSDLAQGGEDGVAQTTQVMRLAPGEVHLERLCQVDDIADRAIAGELDLREGFRLLRELGRPDTRREKIGLVLSYGLSAGAIEALFLHSSWVDLIVAAVIGVIIGCVSLLAGSRPRLAAAGDAICALVATSVAIVVSAFVVPLAIKSVVLASLIILIPGMSLTTAVREISAQHLVSGMARMGGAMSTLLKLTFGTIAATQLCKALGIVARDFALAPLPQWTDYPALLVAAVAFAILFRAAKRDWPVVILAVVVGYMATRWGGQISSSLPGAPVGVFLGGLLLGALANVFARYAHRPGAVIREPGILLLVPGSVGFRSVSFLMERDTDLSLDTGLLLITLLVSLVAGLMFGDLLISPRRSL from the coding sequence ATGAGCCCCGGCGACGTCATCAGCCAGCAGCAGTTCGCCACCACGGCGATCACGACGCGCATGGCCTTTGCGCTGGAATTGGCGCGTCGCCTGCACCAATACGGCACCAACGCGCCACGCCTGGAGATCGCAGTGGCCGGCGTGGCGCAGCGGCTGGGGCTGTTGGCCGATGTGTGGTCCAGCCCCACGGCCATCATCATTTCGTTCTCCGATCTGGCCCAGGGCGGCGAGGACGGTGTGGCGCAGACCACCCAGGTGATGCGGCTGGCGCCCGGTGAGGTGCATCTGGAGCGACTGTGCCAAGTGGACGACATTGCTGATCGGGCGATTGCTGGCGAGCTGGATTTGCGCGAGGGCTTTCGTCTGCTGCGCGAACTGGGGCGTCCTGACACGCGCCGCGAAAAGATTGGACTGGTGCTCAGCTATGGCCTCTCGGCCGGCGCCATCGAAGCACTATTTCTGCACAGCTCGTGGGTTGACCTTATCGTGGCGGCCGTGATCGGCGTGATCATCGGTTGCGTCAGTCTGTTGGCGGGCAGTCGGCCGCGGCTGGCGGCGGCTGGCGATGCGATATGCGCGCTGGTGGCGACCAGCGTGGCGATCGTGGTGAGTGCGTTTGTGGTGCCTCTGGCGATCAAGTCGGTGGTGCTGGCCAGTCTGATCATCCTGATTCCCGGCATGTCGCTGACCACCGCGGTGCGTGAAATTTCCGCCCAACATCTGGTTTCCGGCATGGCGCGCATGGGCGGCGCCATGTCGACCTTGCTCAAGCTCACTTTCGGCACCATCGCGGCGACTCAGCTATGCAAGGCGCTCGGCATCGTCGCGCGCGACTTTGCCTTGGCGCCGTTGCCGCAGTGGACGGACTATCCGGCACTGCTGGTAGCTGCCGTCGCGTTCGCGATCTTGTTCCGTGCAGCGAAACGCGACTGGCCGGTGGTGATTCTGGCGGTAGTGGTGGGCTATATGGCCACGCGCTGGGGTGGACAGATATCGAGTTCATTGCCGGGCGCGCCGGTCGGCGTATTCCTGGGCGGCTTGCTGCTGGGCGCGCTGGCAAACGTGTTTGCCCGTTACGCCCATCGGCCCGGTGCCGTGATTCGCGAGCCTGGCATTCTGCTGTTGGTGCCGGGCAGCGTCGGATTTCGCAGCGTGTCGTTTCTGATGGAGCGCGATACCGATTTGAGTCTGGATACAGGCTTGCTGCTGATTACCCTGCTGGTGTCGCTGGTGGCCGGTTTGATGTTCGGCGACCTGCTGATTTCTCCGCGTCGCTCGCTGTGA
- a CDS encoding glycosyltransferase family 1 protein: MQHKGAKISVSPGRRADMRITFITETWPPQVNGVALTVRALAEGLAARNVDVEVVRPGAAGRDGKVGLVSARGVAMPRYPSMQFGLPAGQALRRRWITQRPDAVYIATEGPLGASAMRTANALDIPVVTGFHTRFHDYAAHYGVGLLAPLVRKHLLGFHRRAQMTLVPTRALQAELTDAGIDHVQKLRRGVDSRLFSPDRRDLALRKSWGVHDNAPVLLCVGRIAAEKNLGLAVQAFRTVQARIPGARIVMVGDGPQRAALAAAYPDALFVGTRHDTELAAHYASADLFVFPSLSETFGNVVLEAMASGLALVAFEQAAAQEHVAHGISGLVVPATDTRGFITSTYQLGMDSDMRRQLGISARRSAQRFPPDAVICEFESLLNSLMRGSPDDHLRAAA; this comes from the coding sequence GTGCAACACAAGGGCGCGAAGATCAGTGTCAGCCCCGGCAGGAGAGCAGACATGCGGATCACCTTCATCACCGAAACCTGGCCACCCCAGGTGAATGGCGTCGCCCTTACCGTGCGCGCACTCGCCGAGGGACTAGCCGCACGCAACGTCGACGTCGAAGTGGTCCGGCCGGGCGCCGCCGGCCGTGACGGTAAAGTCGGTCTGGTATCAGCACGCGGCGTGGCCATGCCGCGTTACCCCAGCATGCAGTTTGGCCTGCCCGCCGGCCAAGCTTTGCGCCGACGCTGGATCACGCAGCGGCCGGATGCGGTGTACATCGCGACGGAGGGTCCGCTCGGTGCCTCGGCAATGCGCACGGCCAATGCACTGGACATTCCGGTCGTCACCGGATTCCACACGCGCTTCCACGACTACGCCGCGCACTACGGCGTCGGGCTACTGGCGCCACTGGTTCGCAAACACCTGCTTGGCTTTCATCGCCGCGCACAAATGACCTTGGTGCCGACCCGCGCGTTGCAAGCGGAATTGACCGATGCGGGCATCGACCACGTGCAGAAACTACGCCGCGGCGTCGACAGCAGGCTGTTCTCTCCGGATCGGCGCGACCTCGCCTTGCGCAAAAGTTGGGGCGTGCACGATAACGCTCCGGTGCTGCTGTGCGTCGGCCGGATCGCCGCAGAAAAGAATCTCGGCCTCGCCGTACAGGCCTTCCGCACCGTGCAGGCGCGCATACCCGGCGCACGCATCGTCATGGTCGGCGACGGCCCCCAGCGTGCTGCGCTGGCTGCCGCGTACCCGGATGCGCTGTTCGTCGGCACCAGGCACGATACGGAACTGGCTGCCCACTATGCCAGCGCAGACCTGTTCGTGTTTCCGAGCCTGTCGGAAACCTTCGGCAACGTCGTGCTTGAGGCCATGGCGTCCGGCCTGGCGCTGGTCGCCTTCGAGCAGGCGGCGGCACAGGAGCACGTTGCTCACGGCATCTCTGGACTGGTCGTGCCGGCAACCGATACACGCGGCTTCATCACGTCGACCTATCAACTCGGCATGGATTCCGACATGCGCCGGCAGCTGGGCATCAGCGCACGTCGCAGCGCGCAGCGGTTCCCACCGGATGCGGTGATCTGCGAATTCGAGAGCCTGCTCAACTCACTGATGCGTGGATCTCCCGATGACCATCTCCGCGCCGCCGCCTGA
- a CDS encoding H-NS histone family protein: MAVDIKSLNHNQLNDLISKAQVRQNELRKEKVGKLREKVHAMLKAEGYSFEDIFGTARGKAKRTTGTVAPKYRNPANPAQTWSGRGKRPHWFNDALKAGKKEKDLAI, encoded by the coding sequence ATGGCCGTCGATATCAAGAGTCTCAATCACAATCAGTTGAATGACCTCATCAGCAAGGCGCAGGTTCGCCAGAACGAATTGCGCAAGGAAAAGGTCGGCAAGCTGCGCGAGAAAGTTCACGCGATGCTGAAGGCCGAAGGGTATTCCTTCGAAGACATTTTCGGCACCGCGCGTGGCAAGGCCAAGCGCACCACCGGCACCGTTGCGCCGAAGTACCGTAACCCGGCCAACCCGGCGCAGACCTGGTCGGGCCGTGGCAAGCGTCCGCATTGGTTCAACGACGCACTGAAGGCCGGCAAGAAGGAAAAGGATCTGGCGATCTGA
- the phoB gene encoding phosphate regulon transcriptional regulator PhoB, with the protein MQKRILIIEDEAPIRDMVAFALRRADMLPISAGDAAEAQLAIAEAMPDLILLDWMLPGISGMDLARRLRKNELTRELPIIMLTARGEEADRVAGLDAGVDDYVVKPFSARELVARIKAVLRRSQAEDSSGMIELAGLRIDGLAHRVYADNEQLTIGPTEYRLLHFFMTHAERVYSRAQLLDHVWGGSVYVEERTVDVHIRRLRKSLEACGLDTVIQTVRGTGYRFSAQPAPARP; encoded by the coding sequence ATGCAAAAGCGCATCCTGATCATTGAAGACGAGGCCCCGATCCGCGACATGGTGGCGTTTGCTCTGCGTCGAGCGGACATGCTGCCGATCAGTGCCGGTGATGCCGCCGAAGCGCAGTTGGCGATCGCCGAAGCGATGCCCGACCTGATCCTGCTGGACTGGATGCTGCCAGGCATCAGCGGCATGGACCTGGCACGTCGGCTGCGCAAGAACGAACTGACTCGCGAGCTGCCCATCATCATGCTGACCGCGCGGGGCGAAGAGGCCGATCGCGTGGCGGGGCTCGATGCCGGGGTCGATGACTACGTCGTCAAACCCTTTTCGGCGCGCGAACTGGTGGCGCGGATCAAGGCTGTACTTCGCCGCAGTCAGGCCGAAGACAGCTCGGGCATGATCGAACTGGCGGGCCTGCGCATCGACGGTCTGGCGCACCGGGTGTACGCCGACAACGAGCAACTCACTATCGGGCCGACCGAGTATCGCCTGCTGCATTTTTTCATGACCCACGCCGAGCGCGTGTACTCGCGTGCACAGTTGCTGGACCACGTATGGGGCGGCAGCGTATACGTGGAGGAGCGCACCGTCGACGTGCATATTCGCCGCCTGCGCAAGAGCCTGGAAGCGTGCGGCCTCGACACCGTGATCCAGACCGTGCGCGGCACCGGCTACCGCTTTTCTGCCCAGCCCGCGCCTGCGCGGCCGTAG
- a CDS encoding SPFH domain-containing protein — MGIGQLLALVIVAVVIIGVAKLVRIVPQGFEWTVETFGKYTRTLSPGLHFLIPIYQAVGRKINMMEQVLDVPSQDVITKDNAVVRVDGVVFYQVLDASKAAYEVSNLEQASLALVMTNIRTVLGSMDLDESLSQRDAINAKLLKVVDEATHPWGVKVNRIEIKDIAPPRDLIDAMARQMKAEREKRANILDAEGFRQAAILKAEGEKQSVILAAEGEKEAAFRTAEARERSAEAEAKATTMVSESIANGNVNALNYFVANNYVEALKEMAKSPNQKMLLLPIEATGILGSLAGIAELAKESLAQQQKSTSIQPPLR; from the coding sequence ATGGGAATTGGACAATTGCTTGCGCTGGTCATTGTGGCGGTCGTCATCATCGGCGTGGCCAAGCTGGTGCGCATCGTGCCGCAAGGCTTCGAGTGGACGGTGGAGACGTTCGGCAAGTACACCCGCACCCTTAGCCCCGGGCTGCATTTCCTGATCCCGATCTATCAGGCGGTCGGGCGCAAGATCAACATGATGGAGCAGGTGCTCGACGTGCCCTCGCAGGACGTGATCACCAAGGACAACGCGGTCGTGCGGGTGGACGGCGTGGTGTTCTACCAGGTGCTGGACGCATCCAAGGCGGCCTATGAGGTGTCCAATCTGGAACAGGCTTCGCTGGCGCTGGTGATGACCAATATCCGTACCGTGCTGGGCTCGATGGATCTTGATGAATCATTGAGCCAGCGCGATGCCATCAATGCGAAGTTGCTCAAGGTGGTTGACGAGGCGACCCATCCGTGGGGCGTCAAGGTCAACCGTATCGAGATCAAGGACATTGCGCCGCCGCGTGATTTGATCGACGCGATGGCGCGGCAGATGAAGGCCGAGCGCGAGAAGCGCGCCAACATCCTCGATGCCGAGGGCTTCCGCCAGGCGGCGATTCTCAAGGCCGAGGGCGAGAAGCAGTCGGTGATTCTTGCTGCCGAGGGCGAGAAGGAAGCCGCGTTCCGCACCGCCGAGGCGCGCGAGCGTTCGGCCGAGGCAGAGGCCAAGGCGACCACGATGGTCTCCGAGTCGATTGCCAACGGCAACGTCAATGCACTGAACTATTTCGTGGCCAACAACTATGTTGAAGCGCTGAAGGAAATGGCCAAGTCGCCGAACCAGAAGATGCTGCTGTTGCCGATCGAGGCTACCGGTATTCTTGGTTCGCTGGCCGGCATTGCCGAGCTGGCCAAGGAATCGCTGGCCCAGCAGCAGAAGTCCACTTCCATCCAGCCACCGCTGCGTTGA